CGCGCGAGCAGAAGGACCGCTGGCTGAAGCCCCTGATGGAGGGCGAGATCCGCTCGGCCTTCCTGATGACCGAGCCGGCGGTCGCCTCGTCGGACGCCACCAACATCGAGACCCGCATCGAGCGTGACGGCGACCACTACGTCATCAACGGCCGCAAGTGGTGGTCGAGCGGCGTGGGCGACCCGCGCTGCAAGGTGGCCATCGTCATGGGCAAGACCGACCCGGACGCCCCCCTGCACCAGCAGCAGAGCCAGGTGCTGGTCCCGATGGACGCGCCCGGCATCAAGGTGGTCCGGATGCTGCCGGTGTTCGGCTACGACGACGCCCCGCACGGCCACGCCGAGGTCGTGCTCGAGAACGTGCGCGTGCCGGTCGAGGAGAGCCTGATCCTGGGCGAGGGGCGCGGGTTCGAGATCAGCCAGGCCCGGCTCGGGCCGGGGCGCATCCACCACTGCATGCGGACCATCGGCGCGGCCGAGGTGGCGCTGGAGAAGATGTGCAAGCGGCTGATGACCCGGAAGGCGTTCGGCAAGTACCTGTCGGAACATTCGGTCTGGGAGGAGCGGATCGCCCGCGCCCGCATCGACATCGAGATGACCCGCCTGCTGTGCCTGAAGGCGGCCGACATGATGGACAAGGCCGGCAACAAGGTCGCCCGACTGGAGATCGCCATGATCAAGGTCCAGGCGCCGACCATGGCGCTGCAGGTGATCGACGATGCCATCCAGGCGCACGGCGGGGCCGGGGTCGCCGACGACTTCGGCCTGGCGCGCGCCTACGCCAACCAGCGGACCCTGCGGCTGGCCGACGGTCCCGACGAGGTCCACAACCGCACCATCGCCCGGCTGGAGATGTCCCGCTACGGCGACCTGCAGGCCAAGATCCGCGCCGAGCGGGAGGCCGAGCGGATCGCCGTCGGCATCCGGTAGAACGAAGCGAGGGCGGCCGCCCGGGCCGCCCTCTCCCGCCTCAGGAGCCCCCCTCAGGCCGCCGCGCGGGCGCGGCGCAGGCTGAGGAACTGCAGGTCGGCCACCACCAGGGCGGCGAGGCCCTGGCCGACCACCAGCGCCATTCCAAGCGCGGTGGGGTGGACCCACCCCAGGACCACCAGCAGGACGCTTTCCATCGCCCAGAGGACATTGAAGCCCACCAGGCACCAGACGACCGCCCGGGGGAGCGAGGGTCGCAGCGCCAGCCAGGCGAGAAGACCGGCATAGCCGATCAGGAAGAGGCCGACGGGCTGGGTGAGCGCGAGCGGCAGGCCGAGCAGGCCCGCGACCGCCGCGCCGCCGGCGGCGAGGCCCAGCCCCAGGACGCCGCATGCGGCGGCGTCCAGCGCGATCACCGCGCGCAGGAAGTTCGAACGGACGGCGGACATGGGAAGGCTCCTTCACGAGAGCGGCCCCATGGACGGGGGCCGCGGACGCATGAAGGCTCCCTCGCGGGTGGCCGCCCGTCGATTACCTGCCAGGTCAAGGGCGCGCGGCCCTCAGATGTACAGAGGACGCCGTGTCGTGATCGCGACGGCGATCGCCACCAGGCCGATCACCGCCACCGCCGGCGTCAGTTTCACCCACCATCCCATGCGGAGCAGTCTGCGCCCGCTAAGGTCAAGCTTGCGTTAAGCCGGACGAACTTTGTTACGCCGGCGGCGCGTGGCGCACGGCCTCGATGTTGTTCCCGTCGGGGTCCAGCACGAAGGCGCCGTAGTAGGTCGGATGGTAGTGGGCGCGCACACCGGGCGGGCCGTTGTCCCGGCCGCCGGCGGCGATGGCGGCGGCGTAGAAGGCGTCCACGCTCGCGCGATCCTGCGCCGCGAAGGCGACATGGGCTCCTGCCCC
The Phenylobacterium zucineum HLK1 genome window above contains:
- a CDS encoding VOC family protein, with translation MLDHVTLRVADFDRSRAFYDAALQPLGLTVVMSEGRAAGYGKDRPFFWIGEGAGGAGAHVAFAAQDRASVDAFYAAAIAAGGRDNGPPGVRAHYHPTYYGAFVLDPDGNNIEAVRHAPPA
- a CDS encoding acyl-CoA dehydrogenase family protein, which produces MDFEYSPRQKELIGRVSAFMEAHVYPAVPTYEAQHEEGDRWKVIPVVEELKAKAKAQGLWNMFMPPSPGYPPVDETFRFEGLQCSNLEYALIAEIMGRVGFASEVFNCSAPDTGNMEVLERFGSREQKDRWLKPLMEGEIRSAFLMTEPAVASSDATNIETRIERDGDHYVINGRKWWSSGVGDPRCKVAIVMGKTDPDAPLHQQQSQVLVPMDAPGIKVVRMLPVFGYDDAPHGHAEVVLENVRVPVEESLILGEGRGFEISQARLGPGRIHHCMRTIGAAEVALEKMCKRLMTRKAFGKYLSEHSVWEERIARARIDIEMTRLLCLKAADMMDKAGNKVARLEIAMIKVQAPTMALQVIDDAIQAHGGAGVADDFGLARAYANQRTLRLADGPDEVHNRTIARLEMSRYGDLQAKIRAEREAERIAVGIR